The sequence GTGCTGCCAGGCAAGAGAGGGTGAAGAGTGAGTTGAATGCAATGGCAACAGTCCCCTGCAGATTCTGCTCTGTGTACACCCGGCTGGCTGAAGGCGGGCTTTGCATTCCAAGCCTGCTTTCCACTGTTATTTAACAGTGGAGGGTGGTGACTCAGCCTGGCCTCTAGGAGGATGCCCTGGTTTGAAGCATCTGAGTCAGCTGAGTGGGAGGAGGAGTGGGAGGAGTGGGAGGACAGCCATTGCCAAAGCCCAGCCAAgggtagagcacagaggatttgggAAGGGACTGGAGCCACCATCGGAAATCTGCACATGCTTCCTTGGTGTGCCCAGCCAGCGTTGACCCCTGAGCTGCCCTCCCTGCCACTGACGCAGTCCTAGTCACCCTCTGTTGCTGCTAGTTATCCTGGGCCCAAGGACCAggcttttttattctattttatttttttcaaataaaagttcTCATGTATTTCTTACTGAACACCTACTCATATGGAAgcatagaaacaaaaagaaaaatcattttcccAATAAAACATGTCCAACTGTCCAGATAGTGGTGATTTTTAAAGCCTGACATGGTAGGATGCTAGTGACCTTGATACAGCATCAATATGTATGCCATCTCACATGCGATTCCTTATAGACCCAGCTTGGTTCTCCTCCAGTGTCTCCTCTTGGAGTTGTGCCTGATTTTATTACCAGTTTTCGTCCAAATCCATTGGAGAATGGGATGATTCTGCTTTTGATTCTTGGCCAGGAATCGCTTGGTCCTGTAAGTCTTATGAGAAGACATGGTGAGGAATGAGTCAACCATGATGAGTCAACGCACACACCATGATGGCACAGAGGGAGAGAACCAGGCTGTTTTACACAGCAGCCTCAGCAAATTCCTGCCCTTctgggagtggggtaggggacTGGCAGTGGCAGCATGCTCTGAGGGCACATCCAGGGGAAGGGACCAGGGTGGCGGTGGGGTGAGGTG comes from Diceros bicornis minor isolate mBicDic1 chromosome 4, mDicBic1.mat.cur, whole genome shotgun sequence and encodes:
- the LOC131404963 gene encoding large ribosomal subunit protein eL39-like codes for the protein MSSHKTYRTKRFLAKNQKQNHPILQWIWTKTGNKIRHNSKRRHWRRTKLGL